The Arctopsyche grandis isolate Sample6627 chromosome 5, ASM5162203v2, whole genome shotgun sequence genome includes a window with the following:
- the LOC143912341 gene encoding pancreatic triacylglycerol lipase-like, whose protein sequence is MSGSKDEKIKGRMKLGWSTNIKKFLGNAYEDQSAQAIEKLPKTSLKFYVNTNTYVYPLNTAASDYNSSSEYKSFLKTVIIFHGYMGDSTGSYMMSLVNAVKAAGNANVLQYEHSIYTRDNYLMATTNAQYAGEALGKVLAEMYTIGVRNFHLIGLSIGAQVAAFTGKAFFKLTGIKINQITGLDPSGPCYQNETPDQTLTKADANFVDVIHTDMGGFAVSGSLGHVDFFPNGGKISMPGCFYINLCNHVQSIIYYTESANISKYGFKSVMCTDYVSFITRRCTSNTQVSMGYWLANSVPHGDYYLKTNFFTNYALGDAGIV, encoded by the exons GTACAAACATTAAGAAATTTTTGGGCAATGCTTATGAAGACCAATCAGCCCAAGCTATTGAAAAGCTACCTAAGACTTCcctaaaattttatgttaacACAAACACG tacGTGTATCCATTGAATACTGCCGCATCGGATTATAATTCATCCTCTGAAtacaaatcatttttaaaaacagTTATAATATTCCACGGCTATATGGGAGATTCTACAGGGTCATATATGATGAGTTTGGTAAATGCAGTTAAGGCTGCTGGGAATGCGAACGTATTGCAGTATGAACATAGTATTTATACGAGAGATAATTATTTGATGGCTACGACGAATGCTCAATATGCTGGAGAAGCTTTAGGAAAAGTGTTAGCCGAAATGTATACAA ttGGTGTCCGAAATTTCCACTTGATTGGTCTTAGTATAGGCGCACAAGTAGCTGCTTTCACAGgaaaagcattttttaaactaaccggaattaaaattaatcaaatcacGGGGCTCGATCCATCAGGACcgtgttatcaaaatgaaacccCGGATCAAACTTTGACAAAAGCCGATGCAAATTTTGTTGATGTCATACATACAGACATGGGCGGATTTGCAGTTTCGGGTTCGTTGG GTCACGTGGACTTTTTCCCCAACGGTGGAAAGATTAGCATGCCGggttgtttttatattaaccTTTGCAAtcatgtgcaatctatcatctACTATACCGAGAGTGCGAATATTAGTAAATATGGATTTAAATCAGTAATGTGCACTGATTACGTATCATTTATAACTAGAAGATGTACTTCAAACACCCAAGTATCAATGGGTTATTGGTTGGCAAATAGTGTGCCACACGGCGACTACTATTTGAAAACTAATTTTTTCACTAATTATGCATTAGGGGATGCAGgaattgtgtaa
- the LOC143911843 gene encoding pancreatic triacylglycerol lipase-like, giving the protein MVYFKYLCFIVLLLVLYPSKIRSINFNTPGLSSNIPKPFGDCTKIKKFLGNAYEDQSAQAIEKLPKTSLKFYVNTNTYVYPLNTAASDYTSSSDYKSILKTVIIFHGYIGDSTGSYMMGLVNAIKAAGNANVLQYEHSIYTRDDYLMATTNAQYAGEALGKVLAKMYTIGVRNFHLIGLSIGAQVAAFTGKEFFKLTGIKIDQITGLDPSGPCYQNETPDQTLTKADANFVDVIHTDMGGFAVLGSWGHVDFFPNGGKISMPGCFFINLCNHVQSIIYYTESANISKYGFKSVMCTDYVSFITRRCTSNTQVSMGYWLANSVPHGDYYLKTNFFTNYALGDAGIV; this is encoded by the exons atggtgTACTTCAAATACCTTTGCTTTATTGTCTTATTGTTAGTATTATATCCATCAAAAATTAGGTCGATCAATTTTAATACACCTGGACTTTCAAGTAATATTCCAAAGCCGTTCGGTGATT GTAcaaaaattaagaaatttttGGGCAATGCTTATGAAGACCAATCAGCCCAAGCTATTGAAAAGCTACCTAAAACTTCcctaaaattttatgttaacACAAACACG tacGTGTATCCATTGAATACTGCCGCATCGGATTATACTTCATCCTCTGAttacaaatcaattttaaaaacagTTATAATATTCCACGGCTATATTGGAGATTCTACAGGATCATATATGATGGGTTTGGTAAATGCAATTAAGGCTGCTGGGAATGCGAACGTATTGCAGTATGAACATAGTATTTATACGAGAGATGATTATTTGATGGCTACGACGAATGCTCAATATGCTGGAGAAGCTTTAGGAAAAGTGTTAGCCAAAATGTATACAA ttGGTGTCCGAAATTTCCACTTGATTGGTCTTAGTATAGGCGCACAAGTAGCCGCTTTCACAGGAaaagaattttttaaactaaccGGAATTAAAATTGATCAAATCACGGGGCTCGATCCATCAGGACCGTGTTATCAGAATGAAACCCCGGATCAAACATTGACAAAAGCTGATGCTAATTTTGTTGATGTCATACATACAGACATGGGCGGGTTTGCAGTTTTGGGTTCGTGGG GTCACGTGGACTTTTTCCCCAACGGTGGAAAGATTAGCATGCCgggttgtttttttattaacctTTGCAAtcatgtgcaatctatcatctACTATACCGAGAGTGCGAATATTAGTAAATATGGATTTAAATCAGTAATGTGCACTGATTACGTATCATTTATAACTAGAAGATGTACTTCAAACACCCAAGTATCAATGGGTTATTGGTTGGCAAATAGTGTGCCACACGGCGACTACTATTTGAAAACTAATTTTTTCACTAATTATGCATTAGGGGATGCAGgaattgtgtaa